The window CGATCGAGGTAGTAGCGCGTGACTTCGCGAACCGCGTGTTGTTCGATGGCGCGCCGCAGTTTGCTGTCTTGCACGCGACGCGAGCCGCCGGGGGATTCCGTGGGTGCCATCCCGTCCAACTCGGCGAAGACCGGGAGCAGGGCGGCCGGAAACTTGGTCAGGTAGGTCTGCGCGGCCCGGATTTGGCCCGGCCGATAGAAGACGAACGGAAAGTAGAGCGACCCTCGGACACGTTCGGAGAGTTCGCGGTGAACCTCCCGCAATCGTGGTTCGACTTCGGCGAGCCGCTGTCCACCGACCGGCCGTGCCAGTCGCTTGAACTCGGCGCACGGCATCCGCCAGCCCTGTCCGGTTGTCGCGACGCCACGGTTTCGACCTCGGGTACCGCGTGCCAACCACGAGTAGTTGTCCTCGATGGAGAGCGGGCCGGTCACGGTCGACCAGCCCACGAGGGCGGGGTAGCCGAGCAGAGTCGCGTGCCAGTGCAGGACAACGTCCCCAGGCCGGGTCTCCGTCACCAGCGTGTAGCCCCACTCTTCGCGACCCGCCGCGTTCAGCGTCGGCGCGTTGAGGTCTACGCCAAGGTCGTCGCGAACGGTGATTTCCATCCAATACCGTTCGGCGCCGTCGCCCGCCCACCAGTCGTTGATCGCCATGGGGGCATGGTGTCAGCCGTCGCGGCCCTAGAACTGGTAATACAAAAACGGGCTGAACGTGCCCGTGGCGACCAAGATCGTGGCCCACAGGAGGCCCGGTCCCATGACCACCGCACGCAGCACTGTCGCCGTGCGGCCGCGGGAGGACT is drawn from Actinokineospora alba and contains these coding sequences:
- a CDS encoding protein NO VEIN domain-containing protein, which produces MAINDWWAGDGAERYWMEITVRDDLGVDLNAPTLNAAGREEWGYTLVTETRPGDVVLHWHATLLGYPALVGWSTVTGPLSIEDNYSWLARGTRGRNRGVATTGQGWRMPCAEFKRLARPVGGQRLAEVEPRLREVHRELSERVRGSLYFPFVFYRPGQIRAAQTYLTKFPAALLPVFAELDGMAPTESPGGSRRVQDSKLRRAIEQHAVREVTRYYLDRGATHVEELGKPYDLRVVGLGPERHVEVKGSSRDALAVELTVNEVAHAHNHRPTDLVVVDRISVRRLDNGEYATTGGNLRVWTDWAPDERRLAPTKYSYTLDSPTGT